One segment of Gordonia terrae DNA contains the following:
- a CDS encoding GOLPH3/VPS74 family protein — MDTTPLIVEDLLLMLLDDESGAIAGEGTLFYTLGGAVLVELGLRGAVEIDDAGGGLTGARITAVPGAEPSDPLLAGAYGTIAERPRGVQALLPMIGADLRGTVLDRLEERGLIRQERRKMLGLFPTTRLLPVDTGYEKALQDRVRAVLVDCVDPDARTAAVAALLSASGVLSHLHPTIRWSGDVYRRGKELEKGNWGAEAVNTAVVRTAAAIAASSVAVTVTVVGTN; from the coding sequence ATGGACACCACACCGCTGATCGTCGAAGACCTGCTGCTGATGCTGCTCGACGACGAGTCCGGCGCGATCGCCGGCGAGGGCACCCTGTTCTACACGCTGGGCGGAGCCGTCCTCGTCGAACTCGGACTCCGCGGGGCCGTGGAGATCGACGACGCCGGCGGCGGACTCACCGGTGCCCGGATCACGGCCGTGCCAGGAGCCGAGCCGTCCGACCCGCTGCTGGCCGGCGCGTACGGGACGATCGCTGAGCGGCCGCGTGGCGTGCAGGCGCTGCTCCCCATGATCGGCGCAGATCTCCGCGGCACGGTCCTCGACCGGCTTGAGGAACGCGGCCTCATCCGGCAGGAGCGGCGAAAGATGTTGGGACTGTTCCCGACAACCCGCCTACTGCCGGTCGACACCGGTTACGAGAAGGCACTCCAGGACCGTGTCCGTGCGGTACTCGTCGACTGCGTCGACCCCGACGCGCGTACTGCTGCGGTGGCCGCCCTGCTGTCGGCCAGCGGCGTGCTGTCACACCTACACCCGACGATCCGCTGGTCCGGCGACGTGTATCGCCGAGGCAAGGAACTCGAGAAGGGGAACTGGGGCGCCGAGGCGGTGAACACAGCGGTCGTGCGGACGGCAGCGGCCATCGCCGCATCATCCGTCGCGGTCACGGTGACCGTTGTCGGCACCAACTGA
- a CDS encoding alpha/beta hydrolase, giving the protein MRNDTSKLRSRPPRRRVLGAALALSFAVGACSAPTFGEGDLGRFYQQELAFGPCDDYPSTQTEAELFATAPAAQCARMEVPLDYENPDGRSAQIAVMRIPARGESEGSLVLNTGGPGGGSTSMAATLATTWADRPATEQFDLVGFDPRGTGASVPAVDCLTDEQLDAGELPGAVPAAEGRWTAADTRASVERCAEGSGGDDVLSRLGTRDVARDMDVLREVVGDDRLTYFGQSYGTRLGAVYAEMFPDKVRAMLLDGGIDPSTTYADTRTHTFASMQRAFDAMAADCATRADCPLGTDPSRATEVFSGLVRPLVEQPVPSEERRTLDFNAAVGGVGAGLYDPAAWPAIRTGLTELANGRGDVLQLLSDSFGGRDENGRWSNFTEANHAINCADEDRLSPEDARALRERIWEAAPFMDPGTGYDGARDGCESWPGEPTLGVPYASDVTGLPETLTISITGDPSTPYEGGVAVADALGGSLLTVEGTQHTVAAAGTNDCVNTAVDAYLLDLTPPAPGARCTL; this is encoded by the coding sequence ATGCGAAACGACACCTCGAAACTCCGCTCGCGACCGCCCCGTCGGCGAGTTCTCGGCGCCGCCCTCGCGCTGTCCTTCGCGGTCGGCGCGTGCTCCGCGCCCACCTTCGGCGAGGGCGATCTGGGCCGGTTCTACCAGCAAGAGCTCGCCTTCGGGCCGTGCGACGACTACCCGTCGACCCAGACCGAAGCCGAGCTCTTCGCCACCGCACCCGCGGCGCAGTGCGCGCGGATGGAGGTGCCACTGGACTACGAGAATCCCGACGGACGCTCCGCACAGATCGCCGTGATGCGGATCCCGGCGCGCGGCGAGTCCGAGGGCTCGCTCGTCCTCAACACCGGGGGACCCGGTGGCGGCAGTACGTCGATGGCCGCCACGCTGGCGACCACCTGGGCCGATCGTCCGGCGACAGAACAGTTCGACCTGGTCGGATTCGATCCGCGCGGGACCGGGGCGTCCGTCCCGGCCGTCGACTGTCTCACCGACGAGCAGCTCGATGCCGGTGAGCTTCCCGGTGCGGTGCCGGCTGCCGAGGGGCGCTGGACCGCGGCGGACACCCGCGCCTCGGTCGAGCGCTGCGCAGAGGGGTCCGGCGGTGACGACGTGCTGTCCCGGCTCGGAACCAGGGATGTCGCCAGGGACATGGACGTACTGCGCGAGGTGGTCGGCGACGACCGCCTGACCTACTTCGGTCAGAGTTATGGGACCCGCCTCGGCGCCGTGTATGCCGAGATGTTCCCCGACAAGGTGCGGGCGATGCTCCTCGACGGCGGCATCGACCCGAGCACGACCTATGCGGACACGCGAACCCACACCTTCGCGAGTATGCAACGGGCCTTCGACGCCATGGCTGCGGACTGCGCGACGCGCGCCGACTGTCCGCTGGGCACGGACCCGAGCCGGGCGACGGAGGTGTTCTCCGGCCTGGTCCGCCCGCTGGTCGAACAGCCCGTTCCCAGCGAGGAGCGCCGGACGCTGGACTTCAACGCCGCGGTCGGCGGAGTGGGCGCCGGCCTCTACGACCCGGCGGCGTGGCCCGCGATCCGGACCGGCCTCACCGAGCTCGCCAACGGTCGCGGCGACGTCCTGCAGCTGCTCAGCGACTCCTTCGGCGGTCGCGACGAGAACGGACGTTGGAGCAATTTCACCGAAGCCAACCACGCGATCAACTGCGCCGACGAGGATCGCCTGTCCCCCGAGGACGCCCGCGCACTACGCGAGCGGATCTGGGAGGCCGCACCGTTCATGGACCCGGGTACCGGATACGACGGCGCACGTGACGGTTGTGAATCCTGGCCGGGCGAGCCGACTCTCGGCGTGCCGTATGCCAGCGACGTGACCGGCCTCCCGGAGACGCTGACGATCTCGATCACCGGTGACCCGAGCACCCCGTACGAGGGCGGCGTCGCGGTGGCAGATGCGCTCGGGGGTTCGTTGCTCACCGTCGAGGGCACGCAGCACACGGTGGCGGCTGCCGGTACGAACGACTGCGTCAACACCGCGGTGGACGCCTACCTGCTCGATCTGACGCCACCCGCACCCGGCGCGCGATGCACCTTGTGA
- a CDS encoding ABC transporter ATP-binding protein: protein MNDSIRNTVISARGLRRVYGSGVTAFEAVRGIDLDVAEGEVFALLGTNGAGKTSTFDLLEGLVAPTSGEVEVFGLDPRRERAKVRPQIGVMLQSGGLPADLTVAETLEMWRGTCSHPTTVDDVLSKVRLTDRADVRVAALSGGERRRVDLACALLGRPRLLFLDEPTTGLDPESRRSTWQLLADLKTSGVTMVLTTHYLDEAEALADRIAIMHRGEIARRGTLREIVDRHPARIAFDHPGLVLPEFRGAQVDASARVQVSTRDLQGHLDELLTWASVNAVPLGGLEARAASLESVFLDIAAGTDDPAELALTNGAAA from the coding sequence ATGAACGATTCGATCAGGAACACTGTCATCAGCGCACGTGGGCTGCGCCGCGTCTACGGCAGTGGCGTAACAGCATTCGAGGCCGTCCGTGGCATCGATCTCGACGTCGCGGAGGGGGAGGTGTTCGCTCTCCTCGGTACCAACGGGGCGGGCAAGACCTCGACCTTCGACCTTCTGGAAGGTCTCGTCGCACCGACGTCCGGCGAGGTCGAGGTCTTCGGACTCGACCCGCGGCGTGAACGGGCGAAGGTCCGGCCGCAGATCGGCGTGATGCTGCAGTCCGGCGGTCTCCCCGCCGATCTCACCGTCGCGGAGACCCTCGAGATGTGGCGCGGGACATGCTCGCACCCGACGACGGTCGACGACGTGCTCTCGAAGGTCCGGCTCACGGACCGGGCCGACGTCCGCGTCGCCGCGCTCTCCGGCGGCGAGCGGCGACGGGTCGACCTCGCGTGCGCATTGTTGGGCCGGCCCCGGCTGCTGTTCCTCGACGAGCCGACGACCGGCCTCGACCCCGAGAGCCGCCGCAGCACCTGGCAACTGCTCGCCGACCTCAAGACGTCCGGCGTGACGATGGTTCTCACCACCCACTACCTCGACGAGGCAGAAGCCCTCGCCGACCGGATCGCGATCATGCACCGGGGCGAGATCGCCCGGCGCGGAACGCTTCGCGAGATCGTCGACCGGCATCCGGCCCGGATCGCATTCGACCATCCCGGACTGGTGCTGCCGGAATTCCGCGGTGCTCAGGTGGATGCGTCGGCGCGCGTGCAGGTCTCCACCCGCGACCTCCAGGGACATCTCGACGAATTGCTCACCTGGGCAAGCGTCAACGCAGTACCGCTGGGCGGACTCGAAGCCCGGGCGGCCTCCCTGGAATCGGTTTTCCTCGACATCGCCGCGGGCACCGACGACCCGGCCGAACTCGCCCTCACGAACGGAGCAGCCGCATGA
- a CDS encoding ABC transporter permease yields MTTADTFRTAPTRRRRPLTALSIAEFRQFIRNKTLVVMGIVFPIGVPLATFFLTRGQSGTTPELTFTTLETFALVALLFVQYYSVLSMITTRRGEGVLKRLRTGEAADWQIMAAPAVPGAILTAIGTVIVAAVIYGAGAPAPVNPVLVVIALIAGVALFSLLALATSAVTRNAEAAQITSLPVMVVAMVGLASIRGVLPERFGEIAAWTPFAAISDLISLGTVGRGATVAESVPAADFAGTFGDIGQPLATLVAWTVLALALTARSFRWDDRG; encoded by the coding sequence ATGACCACCGCAGACACCTTCCGGACCGCCCCGACGCGCAGACGTCGACCCCTGACCGCGCTGTCGATCGCGGAGTTCCGACAGTTCATCCGCAACAAGACGCTCGTCGTTATGGGGATCGTCTTTCCGATCGGCGTCCCGCTGGCCACCTTCTTCCTCACCCGCGGACAGTCAGGAACCACACCCGAACTGACATTCACGACGCTCGAGACGTTTGCGCTGGTCGCCCTGCTCTTCGTGCAGTACTACTCGGTGCTGTCGATGATCACCACGCGGCGAGGCGAGGGGGTCCTCAAGCGGTTGCGCACCGGCGAGGCCGCGGACTGGCAGATCATGGCCGCACCGGCGGTACCCGGCGCGATCCTCACGGCGATCGGCACAGTGATCGTGGCGGCGGTGATCTACGGGGCCGGCGCCCCGGCCCCGGTCAACCCCGTCCTCGTCGTCATCGCCCTCATCGCCGGGGTCGCGTTGTTCTCCCTGCTCGCACTCGCGACGAGCGCCGTGACGCGCAACGCCGAAGCAGCGCAGATAACCTCGCTCCCGGTGATGGTCGTGGCGATGGTCGGACTCGCGTCGATCCGCGGGGTACTGCCCGAACGGTTCGGTGAGATCGCCGCCTGGACCCCGTTCGCCGCGATCTCCGATCTCATCTCGCTCGGAACCGTGGGACGTGGCGCGACCGTGGCGGAGTCGGTCCCCGCCGCCGACTTCGCGGGCACCTTCGGCGACATCGGCCAGCCACTTGCGACACTGGTGGCATGGACCGTTCTGGCGCTCGCACTGACCGCGCGGAGCTTCCGGTGGGACGATCGCGGCTGA
- a CDS encoding sensor histidine kinase codes for MGRSRLNRTTDWWRAQSDTQRYRLYTQVTLQLVVVGVAVAVSVPAPAVWGMIGTWVAGFAAVLALESQPDFAIWSPMRARRWLFGVAVGLMVGVWIVYAVLARVLTGQGDLETARPVGVYTALLAGMAVLPFLRHRWWLLGAIAIVTGIAYAGSPRGVLGITGVVAATGTLLMVTTLLTRWGLQVIDDLERAKAVEARLRVAEERLRFSRDLHDVVGRGFSAIAVKSELAGTLLRARSTDKAEVEIDEIKVLAVQSMEQMRALVRGYRDIDLVGEVAGTRSLLSAAGCDLVVEGDPAQVPDRFHEVAAWVVREGTTNIVKHSSASSAWLTLGPTGMSLRNDGVAEHDSSTSGPRSGLQGLAERLEMVGASLRTSRADGLFTLQIRWEPT; via the coding sequence GTGGGACGATCGCGGCTGAACCGGACAACCGACTGGTGGCGCGCCCAGTCCGATACGCAGCGCTACCGGCTCTACACCCAGGTGACACTCCAGTTGGTCGTCGTCGGTGTGGCGGTCGCGGTGAGTGTCCCGGCGCCCGCCGTGTGGGGGATGATCGGGACGTGGGTCGCCGGATTCGCCGCCGTGCTCGCTCTCGAGTCCCAACCGGATTTCGCGATCTGGTCACCGATGCGGGCACGACGGTGGCTGTTCGGCGTCGCGGTCGGTCTGATGGTCGGGGTCTGGATCGTCTACGCCGTCCTCGCCCGGGTACTCACCGGACAGGGGGATCTCGAGACCGCGCGGCCCGTCGGCGTGTACACCGCCCTGCTCGCCGGCATGGCGGTACTTCCTTTTCTCCGGCACCGGTGGTGGCTACTGGGCGCGATCGCCATCGTGACCGGGATCGCCTATGCGGGTTCACCACGTGGGGTGCTGGGGATCACCGGGGTGGTGGCTGCGACGGGTACGCTCCTGATGGTCACGACGCTGCTGACCCGCTGGGGCCTGCAGGTCATCGACGACCTGGAGCGGGCCAAGGCGGTGGAAGCCCGACTTCGTGTGGCGGAGGAGAGATTACGTTTCTCCCGCGACCTGCACGATGTGGTCGGCCGGGGATTCTCGGCGATCGCGGTCAAGAGCGAACTGGCCGGGACCCTGTTGCGGGCGCGGTCGACCGACAAGGCCGAAGTGGAGATCGACGAGATCAAGGTGCTCGCAGTGCAATCCATGGAACAGATGCGAGCACTGGTCCGCGGCTACCGCGACATCGACCTGGTCGGCGAGGTCGCGGGAACACGGTCCCTGCTGTCGGCGGCGGGATGCGATCTCGTGGTCGAGGGCGATCCGGCGCAGGTGCCAGACCGGTTCCACGAGGTGGCTGCCTGGGTGGTCCGCGAGGGGACGACCAACATCGTCAAACACTCGTCGGCGTCGTCGGCCTGGCTCACCCTCGGCCCAACGGGCATGTCGTTGCGGAATGACGGTGTGGCTGAGCATGACTCGTCGACAAGCGGTCCACGATCGGGGCTGCAGGGACTCGCCGAACGTCTCGAGATGGTCGGTGCGAGCCTGCGCACCAGCCGGGCCGACGGCCTGTTCACACTACAGATTCGCTGGGAGCCAACATGA
- a CDS encoding response regulator transcription factor, translating into MIPVLLADDETLVRTAMATMLDLEDDIEVVAHVDSGEQLVALWRARRDAGEPTAVAVIDLQMSGMDGIDTAIELLELTPDAGTLIVTSHGRPGYLKRALTAGVRGFLPKTTPAATLAQVIATVHSGGRYIDPELATEAISTGDSLLTAREADVLEFALDGASVEEIARRAHLTAGTTRNYLSSAVSKLNASNRYEAAIKARDLGWI; encoded by the coding sequence ATGATTCCTGTCCTGCTCGCCGATGACGAGACCTTGGTGCGGACCGCGATGGCCACCATGCTCGACCTCGAAGACGACATCGAGGTGGTCGCTCACGTCGACTCGGGTGAGCAGCTGGTCGCGCTCTGGCGTGCCCGGCGCGATGCCGGCGAACCGACCGCGGTCGCGGTGATCGATCTGCAGATGTCCGGCATGGACGGTATCGACACCGCCATCGAGCTCCTCGAACTCACGCCTGATGCAGGAACGCTCATCGTCACCAGTCACGGTCGGCCCGGCTATCTGAAGCGAGCGCTGACCGCCGGCGTGCGCGGGTTCCTGCCCAAGACCACCCCGGCCGCCACGCTGGCGCAGGTGATCGCGACCGTGCACTCCGGCGGACGCTACATCGACCCGGAGCTCGCCACCGAAGCCATCAGCACCGGTGACTCGCTGCTGACCGCCCGCGAGGCCGACGTCCTGGAGTTCGCTCTCGACGGTGCGTCGGTCGAGGAGATCGCCCGCCGAGCACACCTGACCGCGGGCACGACCCGTAACTACCTGTCGTCGGCGGTGTCGAAGCTGAATGCGTCCAACCGGTACGAGGCCGCGATCAAAGCCCGTGACCTGGGCTGGATCTGA
- a CDS encoding SDR family oxidoreductase, with protein MTADLFDVSGKTVLVTGGTSGIGAMIAHGLHDRGARVMITGRNDDALAEARAAGLTALQANLSSPEGARTLAEQVASETDALDVLVNNAGATWGASLEEFPDSAWDRVLKLNVQTPFVLTQTLLPLLTRTATAENPSRVIMIGSVDGIRVPRTASYSYSSSKAAVHQLTRHLARDLGPRHITVNAIAPGPFESKMMAPILAELGDEVAAASPLGRIGRADDMIGTVVYLASRAGCYLTGTVIPVDGGIATTL; from the coding sequence ATGACTGCTGACCTGTTCGATGTGAGTGGTAAGACGGTGCTGGTCACCGGCGGCACGTCGGGTATCGGGGCGATGATCGCCCACGGCCTGCACGACCGCGGAGCGCGGGTGATGATCACCGGCCGCAACGACGATGCGCTCGCCGAGGCGCGTGCAGCGGGACTGACTGCGTTACAGGCGAATCTATCGAGCCCCGAGGGTGCGCGCACCCTCGCGGAGCAGGTGGCCTCGGAGACCGATGCCCTCGATGTCCTGGTGAACAACGCCGGCGCGACCTGGGGTGCGTCCCTCGAGGAGTTCCCGGACTCGGCGTGGGACCGGGTTCTGAAACTCAACGTCCAGACGCCGTTCGTACTCACCCAGACACTGCTGCCGTTGCTGACCCGTACCGCGACCGCGGAGAATCCGTCGCGGGTCATCATGATCGGCAGTGTCGACGGAATCCGCGTGCCGCGCACCGCGTCGTATTCGTACTCGTCCAGCAAGGCGGCCGTCCATCAGCTGACCAGACATCTCGCGCGCGACCTCGGTCCGCGCCACATCACCGTGAACGCCATTGCGCCTGGACCTTTCGAGTCCAAGATGATGGCGCCGATCCTGGCCGAGCTGGGGGACGAGGTCGCGGCGGCCTCTCCACTCGGGCGCATCGGTCGAGCCGACGACATGATCGGGACGGTGGTGTACCTCGCCAGTCGCGCCGGGTGCTATCTCACCGGGACCGTCATCCCGGTCGATGGCGGGATCGCGACGACGCTCTGA
- a CDS encoding HNH endonuclease signature motif containing protein produces the protein MSDTTHVVDDGAPSSRAVELVAELHRLIDELQTVDLGSCADTELVEVAADTEKAIARLTYTGDRQLVTIADRDLPHRTGYRSITTFMTHRLRVSDPMRRNNQRHATAAHLTHTGEPLPPEHPTLASALADGRVGTSHVRAVIDVLDQIPHAVEHDVKVAAERQMAEIAADHTPADITQLGARLLAHLDPDGTQADESERKRRRNLWVNRQRADGTAKLTGTLTPELAARITMLLAVWAKPGMNNPNDLDSPTGSFEDADPNLLAAAAERDDRTPAQINHDALNALLKAVLEDGLLGKSHRGLPVQLIIKADLGDLIREAGLATTATGTLLPIPDLVAMAADVQPWLAVFKGATAVPLHFGRGKRLATREQRLVSFARPDGEVSSAPGCDQPATHVELHHAQKDWARGGLTDIDDLAPACPRHNRMVGDQPGQYTTHIVRSGPDEGRCLWRLNADPGAPPNPDRLNRRPDIPRRFAAHLRDTRAEIHGEPPRGFRTLGHRTLRDAASASSGRSSGSRGPGDQARPEAPHPIDARRSWLTTSHVIDVRPPRPGQRQLRPSLVEAHLVWLLATR, from the coding sequence ATGTCCGACACCACACACGTCGTCGATGATGGCGCGCCTTCGTCTCGGGCAGTTGAGCTCGTCGCCGAGCTGCACCGGCTGATCGATGAACTGCAGACCGTCGATCTGGGCTCCTGTGCGGACACCGAACTCGTCGAGGTCGCCGCCGACACCGAAAAGGCCATCGCCCGCCTCACCTACACCGGCGACCGTCAACTTGTCACCATCGCCGACCGCGACCTCCCCCATCGCACCGGGTACCGCAGCATCACCACGTTCATGACCCACCGCCTCCGCGTCTCCGATCCGATGCGTCGCAACAACCAACGCCACGCCACCGCCGCCCACCTCACCCACACCGGCGAACCACTGCCACCCGAACATCCCACCCTTGCTTCGGCGTTGGCCGACGGCCGGGTCGGGACCTCGCATGTGCGCGCCGTCATCGACGTCCTCGACCAGATTCCCCACGCCGTCGAGCACGACGTGAAGGTTGCTGCTGAACGGCAGATGGCCGAGATCGCCGCCGACCACACGCCTGCCGACATCACCCAACTCGGTGCGCGGCTGCTGGCCCACCTCGATCCCGACGGCACCCAGGCCGACGAATCGGAGCGGAAACGACGTCGGAATCTGTGGGTCAACCGGCAACGCGCCGACGGCACCGCCAAACTCACCGGCACCCTCACCCCCGAGTTGGCCGCCCGGATCACTATGCTGCTCGCGGTGTGGGCCAAGCCCGGCATGAACAACCCCAACGACCTCGATTCGCCCACCGGCTCGTTCGAGGACGCCGACCCAAACCTCCTGGCCGCCGCGGCGGAACGTGACGACCGCACGCCCGCCCAGATCAACCACGACGCACTCAACGCGCTACTGAAAGCTGTGCTCGAGGACGGCCTCCTCGGGAAATCCCATCGCGGCCTGCCCGTGCAGCTGATCATCAAAGCCGACCTCGGCGACCTGATCCGCGAAGCGGGACTCGCCACCACCGCCACCGGCACCCTGCTGCCCATCCCCGACCTCGTCGCCATGGCCGCTGACGTCCAGCCGTGGTTGGCGGTGTTCAAAGGCGCCACCGCCGTACCGCTGCATTTCGGGCGCGGCAAGCGTCTGGCCACCCGCGAACAACGTCTCGTCTCCTTCGCACGCCCCGACGGCGAAGTCTCTTCCGCACCCGGCTGCGATCAGCCCGCGACCCACGTCGAACTCCACCACGCCCAGAAAGACTGGGCCAGAGGCGGACTCACCGACATCGACGATCTCGCCCCGGCCTGCCCCCGGCACAACCGGATGGTCGGCGACCAGCCCGGTCAGTACACCACCCACATCGTGCGTTCCGGACCCGACGAAGGCCGCTGCCTCTGGCGATTGAACGCCGACCCCGGCGCACCACCCAACCCTGACCGCCTCAACCGCCGACCCGACATACCCCGGCGGTTCGCCGCACACCTACGTGACACACGCGCCGAGATCCACGGCGAACCACCCCGAGGGTTTCGCACGCTCGGTCACCGGACCCTTCGTGACGCGGCCTCCGCAAGCTCCGGGCGCTCCTCAGGGAGCAGGGGGCCCGGCGACCAAGCACGCCCGGAGGCGCCACATCCGATAGACGCGCGTCGCTCATGGCTGACAACCAGCCACGTCATCGACGTCCGACCACCGCGACCCGGCCAGCGGCAGCTCCGACCCTCCCTCGTCGAAGCGCACCTCGTGTGGCTCCTCGCCACCCGCTGA
- the arr gene encoding NAD(+)--rifampin ADP-ribosyltransferase has protein sequence MADTPERFRVHESGAYFHGTRADLRVGDHLTPGHHSNYRREHISNYVYMTKVLDGAVLAAEMAVGDGSPRVYIVEPEDDVHDDPNVTDKKFPGNPTHSYRSARPVRVVGEMTDWVGHPPEYLQQFRAGLEALRQRGEAVLYD, from the coding sequence ATGGCGGACACCCCGGAACGCTTCCGGGTGCACGAGTCCGGGGCCTACTTTCACGGCACCCGAGCCGACCTCCGCGTCGGCGACCACCTGACCCCCGGGCACCACTCGAACTACCGTCGCGAGCACATCTCGAACTACGTCTACATGACGAAGGTGCTCGACGGCGCGGTCCTCGCGGCCGAGATGGCGGTGGGTGACGGTAGCCCCCGGGTCTACATCGTAGAGCCGGAGGACGACGTGCATGACGATCCGAATGTCACCGACAAGAAGTTCCCCGGGAACCCGACCCACTCGTACCGGAGCGCCCGGCCGGTCCGGGTCGTCGGCGAGATGACCGACTGGGTCGGACATCCGCCGGAGTACCTGCAGCAGTTCCGGGCCGGGCTGGAGGCACTGCGACAGCGCGGCGAAGCGGTTCTCTACGACTAG
- a CDS encoding sensor histidine kinase, protein MASSSSARPRERGGDVDGDDRIAGATKYLGLDEFADEPRIHDILIDHAIRGIRIQVVLRLFLSLFVLLTVCLDPPAHAETFSVVTAVLYAAWCVGGAFVVVQHESAMIRYSWVALPIDLLLLTALAVVASRSNELSWTTDVLLSGFVLVPMIAAIALQPTTCAVVVVVTTVVYAASSALARTSNGEPWSVIVLRILVVAALAVGAILLSRLQRSRVRTIGALAAERARLLDATMEIEERERRDLADNLHDGALQYVLAARQELATLRDSADPVTLDRVDGALRDAAQLLRSTLSELHPAVLEQAGLSVALTDLTSSMGSRAGAPAVAVDTVGWPPELRTSADSLLFATARELLTNVIKHAAATTVEVTAEFDEGRARLVVLDDGVGLPSDIAVAELMRRRQANGHIGLASRRIRIEGSGGMLSLSNHPGGGTVAIVEVPARVL, encoded by the coding sequence GTGGCCTCCTCGAGTAGCGCGCGCCCCCGGGAACGAGGGGGCGACGTCGACGGGGACGATCGGATCGCCGGAGCGACAAAGTATCTGGGTCTCGATGAGTTCGCCGATGAACCGCGGATCCACGACATCCTGATCGACCACGCGATCCGTGGCATCCGGATCCAGGTGGTCCTCCGACTGTTCCTGTCGTTGTTCGTGTTGCTGACCGTCTGTCTCGATCCTCCCGCGCACGCCGAGACGTTCAGTGTCGTGACGGCAGTTCTCTACGCGGCGTGGTGTGTCGGTGGAGCCTTCGTGGTCGTACAGCACGAGTCGGCGATGATCCGATATTCCTGGGTCGCGTTACCCATCGACCTCCTGCTGCTCACCGCGCTCGCCGTCGTGGCGAGCCGATCCAACGAATTGAGTTGGACGACCGACGTTCTCCTCAGCGGTTTCGTCCTCGTGCCGATGATCGCGGCGATCGCCCTGCAGCCCACGACGTGCGCCGTGGTCGTTGTCGTCACGACCGTGGTGTACGCAGCCTCCTCCGCATTGGCCCGCACCTCGAACGGCGAACCGTGGTCGGTGATCGTGCTGCGCATCCTCGTCGTCGCGGCGCTGGCCGTCGGCGCGATCCTGTTGTCCCGCCTACAGCGATCCCGGGTGAGAACGATCGGGGCGCTCGCTGCCGAACGCGCCCGATTGCTCGACGCGACGATGGAGATCGAAGAGCGCGAGCGCCGTGATCTCGCCGACAACCTGCACGACGGGGCTCTGCAATACGTACTGGCGGCGCGCCAGGAACTCGCCACGCTCCGTGACTCCGCCGATCCGGTGACCCTCGACCGCGTCGACGGTGCACTGCGCGACGCAGCACAACTCCTACGTTCGACGCTGAGCGAGTTGCACCCGGCAGTGCTCGAACAAGCCGGGCTGTCGGTGGCCCTGACCGACCTCACCTCCTCCATGGGGAGCCGCGCGGGCGCCCCGGCGGTCGCGGTCGACACCGTCGGCTGGCCGCCCGAACTGCGCACCTCCGCCGACTCGCTGCTGTTCGCCACCGCACGCGAACTGTTGACGAACGTGATCAAACACGCGGCCGCCACGACGGTCGAGGTCACCGCCGAGTTCGACGAGGGGCGAGCGCGCCTGGTCGTCCTCGACGACGGCGTGGGCCTACCCTCCGACATCGCCGTCGCCGAACTGATGCGTCGACGACAGGCCAACGGCCACATCGGACTTGCCTCCCGACGGATTCGCATCGAGGGAAGCGGTGGCATGTTGTCTTTGTCGAATCATCCCGGCGGCGGAACCGTCGCGATCGTGGAGGTACCGGCTCGCGTGCTGTGA
- a CDS encoding response regulator, with protein sequence MNSLVTVVVVDDHPFFRDGVSRGLTASGRVRVVGEAADGQAGLELIRRESPDVAVVDHQMPLMTGVEVAHAVSRDGLATRVLLLSAVTDGPIVFRALQEGAAGYLSKDADRDDIVGAVTRVAKGETVVPPELAAGLAGEIRAQTQRDAPALSERERQVLTGFARGQSIPQVAAELYIGASTVKTHTQRLYEKLGVSDRAAAVAEAMRRGLLE encoded by the coding sequence ATGAACAGCCTCGTCACCGTGGTCGTCGTCGACGATCACCCGTTCTTCCGCGACGGCGTGTCCCGCGGCCTCACGGCCAGTGGGCGGGTCCGGGTGGTCGGCGAAGCCGCGGACGGGCAGGCCGGCCTCGAACTCATCCGTCGCGAGAGCCCCGACGTAGCGGTCGTCGACCACCAGATGCCGCTCATGACCGGCGTCGAGGTCGCGCACGCGGTGTCGCGTGACGGGTTGGCGACCCGGGTGCTGCTGTTGTCCGCGGTCACCGACGGCCCGATCGTCTTCCGGGCGCTCCAGGAGGGTGCGGCCGGTTATCTGTCGAAGGATGCCGATCGCGACGACATCGTCGGCGCGGTGACCCGGGTGGCGAAGGGAGAGACCGTGGTGCCACCGGAGCTCGCCGCCGGACTGGCCGGCGAGATCCGTGCGCAGACCCAGCGTGATGCGCCGGCCCTGAGCGAGCGGGAGCGGCAGGTTCTCACGGGATTTGCACGCGGACAGTCGATTCCGCAGGTCGCGGCCGAGCTCTACATCGGTGCGTCGACGGTCAAGACGCACACCCAGCGCCTCTACGAGAAGCTCGGCGTGTCCGACCGTGCGGCCGCGGTCGCCGAGGCGATGCGCCGTGGCCTCCTCGAGTAG